One stretch of Streptomyces sp. NBC_01363 DNA includes these proteins:
- a CDS encoding Stp1/IreP family PP2C-type Ser/Thr phosphatase yields the protein MSLSLRFAAGSHKGMIREGNEDSGYAGPRLLAIADGMGGQAAGEVASSEVISTLVQLDDDVPGSDILTSLGTAVQRANDQLRMMVEEDPQLEGMGTTLTALLWTGQRLGLVHVGDSRAYLLRDGVLTQITQDHTWVQRLVDEGRITEEEATTHPQRALLMRALGSGDHVEPDLSIREVRVGDRYLICSDGLSGVVSHQTMEETLASYQGPQETIQELIQLALRGGGPDNITCIVADVLDVDSNDTLAAQFNDTPVIVGAVAENQAAQMSAAESTAAMQTPAGRAAGLGRPVPPPAGGFGPPGSGDGVDGGYGGIPDGSFDAYTDDDFVKPGGGRKWLKRSLYSVLALAVIGGGLYGGYRWTQNQFYVGAKNEHVALFRGISQDLAWVSLSKVEKDHPEIELKYLPPYQRKQVKATIAEGDLAAAQEKIGELALQASACQKNAERRAAEKASADEGQAPGTDAAETSSGAKTSDAAKTKPTKTPTPGPSLSEEEKKLVPQCGKQ from the coding sequence ATGAGTCTTTCCCTGCGCTTCGCCGCCGGATCGCACAAGGGCATGATCCGGGAGGGCAACGAGGACTCCGGCTACGCCGGCCCGCGCCTTCTCGCCATCGCCGACGGCATGGGCGGCCAGGCAGCCGGCGAGGTCGCCAGCTCCGAGGTGATCTCCACGCTCGTCCAGCTCGACGACGACGTCCCGGGCTCGGACATCCTCACCTCGCTCGGTACGGCGGTCCAGCGGGCCAACGACCAGCTGCGCATGATGGTCGAGGAGGACCCCCAGCTGGAGGGCATGGGCACCACGCTCACCGCCCTGCTCTGGACCGGCCAGCGCCTCGGCCTCGTCCACGTCGGCGACTCCCGCGCGTACCTGCTGCGCGACGGCGTACTCACCCAGATCACCCAGGACCACACCTGGGTGCAGCGGCTGGTCGACGAAGGCCGGATCACCGAGGAAGAGGCCACCACCCACCCGCAGCGCGCCCTGCTGATGCGTGCGCTGGGCAGTGGCGACCATGTCGAACCCGATCTCTCCATCCGTGAGGTCCGGGTCGGCGACCGCTACCTGATCTGCTCCGACGGGCTGTCCGGCGTCGTCTCCCACCAGACGATGGAAGAGACGCTCGCCAGCTACCAGGGCCCCCAGGAGACCATCCAGGAGCTGATCCAGCTCGCCCTGCGCGGCGGCGGCCCCGACAACATCACCTGCATCGTCGCCGACGTCCTCGACGTCGACAGCAACGACACCCTGGCCGCGCAGTTCAACGACACCCCGGTCATCGTCGGCGCGGTCGCCGAGAACCAGGCCGCGCAGATGTCCGCCGCCGAGAGCACGGCCGCCATGCAGACCCCTGCCGGACGGGCAGCCGGCCTCGGCCGCCCCGTACCGCCGCCCGCGGGGGGCTTCGGCCCGCCGGGAAGCGGCGACGGCGTCGACGGCGGCTACGGCGGGATTCCCGACGGCTCCTTCGACGCGTACACCGACGACGACTTCGTGAAACCCGGCGGCGGCCGCAAGTGGCTGAAGCGGTCCCTCTACTCCGTGCTGGCGCTCGCCGTCATCGGCGGCGGTCTCTACGGCGGCTACCGCTGGACCCAGAACCAGTTCTACGTCGGCGCGAAGAACGAACACGTCGCACTGTTCCGCGGCATCAGCCAGGACCTGGCCTGGGTCTCGCTCTCGAAGGTCGAGAAGGACCACCCCGAGATCGAACTCAAGTACCTCCCGCCCTACCAGCGCAAGCAGGTCAAGGCGACCATCGCCGAGGGCGACCTGGCCGCCGCCCAGGAGAAGATCGGCGAACTCGCTCTCCAGGCCTCCGCCTGCCAGAAGAACGCCGAACGACGTGCCGCCGAGAAGGCCAGCGCCGACGAGGGCCAGGCACCGGGTACGGACGCTGCCGAGACATCCAGTGGCGCCAAGACGTCCGATGCCGCCAAGACCAAGCCGACCAAAACTCCCACTCCTGGTCCCAGCCTCTCGGAGGAAGAGAAAAAGCTGGTCCCGCAGTGCGGTAAGCAGTAA